In the Candidatus Zymogenus saltonus genome, ACTTATCACCTTGGTATAGTCCGCTATCGCCTCGTTGTATTTCTTCAAAGCCGTGTATGCACTCCCCCTGGCGTTGTAGGCCCAGGCATAATTCGGGTCGATACTTATTGCCTTGGTGTAATACTCGATTTGCTTGTTGGGATCTGTTTCTTTATATCCCTTTATCGCCCATTCTTTCGCGGCATCGCTCTGTGCGCTTACCACAGCCTGCGCCAAAAGAAAGGCGCCAACAATAAACAAAATCACGGTCAGTCTTAAATTTTTCATTCTTGAACCTCATGTTAATGATTTTTATATTAATCTGGATTCCAGTTTTCACGGGAATGACATATATTGTTCCGTCCTCCTTGCAATGACAAAAAGGGGTGAAAGATAGAATAAATATTCTGTCATCCCCAACTTGATTGGGAATCCAGCCTGTCCCCGCGTATGCGGGGGAAAAATATCTATCTGGATTCCCGTTTTCACGGGAATGACATATAATTCTGGATTCCCGATTCCCAAGGGAATGACAAATATTATTTCGTTAATTCTTCAGCTCCACGCAGGCACCCTCCACTCCGACGTCAACCGAAGAGCCACCCCATCAGCGCATGGCCCTTATTGACAAAGAGGCCGGTCTTTCCGCATGCGGACTCTGAGAAACCAACAGCGCCGTTAC is a window encoding:
- a CDS encoding tetratricopeptide repeat protein encodes the protein MKNLRLTVILFIVGAFLLAQAVVSAQSDAAKEWAIKGYKETDPNKQIEYYTKAISIDPNYAWAYNARGSAYTALKKYNEAIADYTKVIS